A window from Ictalurus punctatus breed USDA103 unplaced genomic scaffold, Coco_2.0 Super-Scaffold_100046, whole genome shotgun sequence encodes these proteins:
- the LOC108262181 gene encoding histone H2A — MSGRGKTGGKARAKAKTRSSRAGLQFPVGRVHRLLRKGNYAERVGAGAPVYLAAVLEYLTAEILELAGNAARDNKKTRIIPRHLQLAVRNDEELNKLLGGVTIAQGGVLPNIQAVLLPKKTEKAVKTK, encoded by the coding sequence ATGagtggcagaggaaaaaccggcgGAAAAGCTAGAGCTAAGGCCAAGACTCGTTCATCCAgggctggacttcagttccccgtGGGACGTGTGCACAGGCTTCTGCGTAAAGGCAACTATGCCGAGCGCGTCGGTGCTGGCGCTCCGGTCTACCTGGCAGCAGTGTTGGAGTATCTGACCGCTGAGATCCTGGAGTTGGCCGGTAACGCCGCCCGTGATAACAAGAAGACCCGTATCATTCCCCGCCACTTGCAGCTCGCCGTGCGTAACGACGAGGAGCTGAACAAACTGCTCGGCGGAGTGACCATCGCTCAAGGTGGTGTGCTGCCCAACATTCAGGCTGTGCTTCTGCCTAAAAAGACCGAGAAGGCCGTCAAGACTAAGTAA
- the LOC128630092 gene encoding TBC1 domain family member 10A isoform X1, translating to MMEWFMWAFSRTLPWASVLRVWDMFLCDGVKMIFCVGLVVLTSMLGTRDKLKACPGQYETMEVLRAIEPRYMQEGFLVLQVLELQVSAQDVEHEQRTQLKRWKKKHGKPGPKLPQRMHSARTIMATEPHTHQDLRQKPTIIVQYPSIPEEKSEPNLRKKRGSLKKNQALIPNPYTLPGESKPSQILDIQLLNQKNLNLVLPNPPSHPPRLPTMQENQVKETSTSTERLVQRPRIPPSIRNWRNLSHCNIYPS from the exons ATGATGGAGTGGTTCATGTGGGCCTTCTCCAGAACTCTGCCCTGGGCCTCGGTCCTCAGAGTGTGGGACATGTTCCTGTGTGACg GAGTGAAAATGATATTCTGTGTGGGTTTGGTGGTGTTGACGTCCATGCTGGGTACTCGGGATAAGCTCAAGGCCTGTCCGGGTCAGTATGAGACCATGGAGGTCCTCAGAGCGATTGAGCCTAGATACATGCAGGAGGGCTTCTTAGTGCTCCAG GTTCTGGAGTTGCAGGTATCGGCACAGGACGTGGAACATGAGCAACGCACGCAGCTGAAGCGCTGGAAGAAGAAGCACGGCAAGCCCGGCCCCAAACTCCCTCAGAGAATGCACAGTGCTCGCACCATCATGGCCACCGAGCCTCATACACACCAAGACCTCCGCCAGAAACCCACCATTATAGTCCAGTACCCATCGATCCCTGAGGAGAAGTCCGAGCCGAACCTcaggaagaagagagggagcCTGAAGAAAAACCAAGCCCTCATTCCGAACCCCTACACGCTACCTGGCGAGTCTAAACCTAGTCAGATATTGGACATACAGCTTCTGAACCAGAAAAATCTCAATCTTGTACTTCCAAATCCACCATCGCATCCACCACGGCTCCCTACAATGCAGGAAAATCAGGTCAAAGAGACAAGCACTTCTACAGAGCGACTCGTGCAGCGTCCTCGAATTCCTCCATCGATAAGAAACTGGCGGAATCTATCCCACTGCAACATCTATCCCTCCTAA
- the LOC128630098 gene encoding histone H1-like — protein MAEVAPAPAAAPAKAPKKKAASRAKKAGPSVGELIVKAVSSSKERSGVSLAALKKALAAGGYDVEKNNSRVKIAVKGLVTKGTLVQTKGTGASGSFKLNKKQTEAKKPVKKAAPKAKKPAAKKPAATKKPKKVAAKKPAAAAKKSPKAKKPTAAAKKATKSPKKAKKPATPKKAAKSPKKAKAVKPKTTKPKAAKAKKAAPKKK, from the coding sequence ATGGCAGAAGTCGCACCCGCTCCCGCCGCCGCGCCGGCCAAAGCGCCCAAGAAGAAAGCAGCTTCGAGAGCAAAAAAAGCCGGCCCTAGCGTCGGCGAACTGATCGTCAAAGCCGTTTCCTCGTCTAAGGAGAGGAGCGGCGTGTCTCTCGCTGCTCTGAAGAAAGCGCTGGCTGCCGGCGGATACGATGTGGAGAAGAACAACTCCCGCGTCAAAATCGCTGTTAAGGGTCTCGTGACTAAAGGCActctggtgcagaccaaagggaCCGGCGCGTCTGGCTCTTTCAAGCTGAACAAGAAGCAGACCGAAGCCAAGAAGCCCGTGAAGAAAGCCGCGCCCAAAGCGAAAAAGCCCGCCGCCAAAAAGCCCGCCGCTACTAAGAAGCCCAAGAAGGTAGCGGCCAAGAAACCCGCCGCCGCGGCCAAGAAGTCTCCTAAGGCGAAGAAGCCCACAGCCGCCGCAAAGAAAGCCACCAAGAGCCCGAAGAAGGCGAAAAAGCCCGCGACCCCTAAAAAGGCAGCCAAGAGCCCCAAGAAAGCGAAAGCTGTCAAGCCCAAGACCACAAAGCCTAAAGCGGCAAAGGCGAAGAAGGCAGCACccaaaaagaagtaa
- the LOC128630092 gene encoding TBC1 domain family member 10A isoform X2, with the protein MIFCVGLVVLTSMLGTRDKLKACPGQYETMEVLRAIEPRYMQEGFLVLQVLELQVSAQDVEHEQRTQLKRWKKKHGKPGPKLPQRMHSARTIMATEPHTHQDLRQKPTIIVQYPSIPEEKSEPNLRKKRGSLKKNQALIPNPYTLPGESKPSQILDIQLLNQKNLNLVLPNPPSHPPRLPTMQENQVKETSTSTERLVQRPRIPPSIRNWRNLSHCNIYPS; encoded by the exons ATGATATTCTGTGTGGGTTTGGTGGTGTTGACGTCCATGCTGGGTACTCGGGATAAGCTCAAGGCCTGTCCGGGTCAGTATGAGACCATGGAGGTCCTCAGAGCGATTGAGCCTAGATACATGCAGGAGGGCTTCTTAGTGCTCCAG GTTCTGGAGTTGCAGGTATCGGCACAGGACGTGGAACATGAGCAACGCACGCAGCTGAAGCGCTGGAAGAAGAAGCACGGCAAGCCCGGCCCCAAACTCCCTCAGAGAATGCACAGTGCTCGCACCATCATGGCCACCGAGCCTCATACACACCAAGACCTCCGCCAGAAACCCACCATTATAGTCCAGTACCCATCGATCCCTGAGGAGAAGTCCGAGCCGAACCTcaggaagaagagagggagcCTGAAGAAAAACCAAGCCCTCATTCCGAACCCCTACACGCTACCTGGCGAGTCTAAACCTAGTCAGATATTGGACATACAGCTTCTGAACCAGAAAAATCTCAATCTTGTACTTCCAAATCCACCATCGCATCCACCACGGCTCCCTACAATGCAGGAAAATCAGGTCAAAGAGACAAGCACTTCTACAGAGCGACTCGTGCAGCGTCCTCGAATTCCTCCATCGATAAGAAACTGGCGGAATCTATCCCACTGCAACATCTATCCCTCCTAA
- the LOC128630100 gene encoding histone H3, with protein sequence MARTKQTARKSTGGKAPRKQLATKAARKSAPATGGVKKPHRYRPGTVALREIRRYQKSTELLIRKLPFQRLVREIAQDFKTDLRFQSSAVMALQEASEAYLVGLFEDTNLCAIHAKRVTIMPKDIQLARRIRGERA encoded by the coding sequence AtggcaagaaccaagcagaccgCCCGTAAGTCCACCGGTGGCAAGGCGCCAAGGAAGCAGCTCGCCACTAAGGCTGCCCGCAAGAGTGCGCCGGCTACCGGCGGCGTGAAGAAGCCTCATCGTTACAGGCCTGGCACCGTGGCTCTGAGAGAGATCCGCCGTTATCAGAAGTCTACTGAGCTGCTCATCCGCAAGCTGCCCTTCCAGCGCCTGGTGAGAGAAATCGCTCAGGACTTTAAGACCGACTTGCGTTTCCAGAGCTCGGCCGTCATGGCCCTGCAGGAAGCGAGCGAGGCATATCTGGTCGGTCTGTTCGAGGACACCAATCTGTGCGCTATCCacgccaagagagtgaccatcatgcccaaggatattcagctggcccgccgtattcgcggagaacgcgcttaa